In Actinomadura luteofluorescens, the sequence GAGGAGGCGGAAGCCGTGGACAGCGCGGGATGGGATCGCAGGTATGCCGGTCACGAACTGGTGTGGTCGGCCGGGCCCAACCGGTGGGTCGAAGAGGTCGCGGCGGACCTGCCTGAGGGCACCGCCCTCGACCTGGCCGCCGGTGAGGGACGCAACGCGCTGTGGCTCGCCGAGCGCGGCTGGGAGGTCACAGCGGTCGACTTCTCCGCCGTCGGGCTCGAACGCGCCCGGTCGCTCGCCGCGCGGCGGCTCGGTGAGCACGCGGGCCGGGTCCGGCTGGTCGAGGCCGACCTGCGGGAGTACACCCCGGCACGCCAGGCCGCCGACCTCGTGATCGTCGCCTACCTGCAGGTCGGCGAGCAGGTGCGCCGCCACGCCCTGCGCGCCGCCGCCGAGGCGGTGGCGCCCGGCGGGCTGCTGCTCGTCGTGGGGCACGACAGCGACAACCTCGCGCACGGCGTCGGCGGGCCCCAGGACGCCGTCGCCCTGTACACCGCGCAGGACGCGGCGTCCGACATCGCGGGGACCGGTCTCCAGATCCTGCGGGCGGAGCCCAGAACGCGCGAGGTCGTCACCGACGAGGGCCCGCGCAGCGCCATCGACGCCTTCCTGCTCGCCCGCCGCCAATGATCTCCCGACCCGGCCGGGCTCTGCGACCGCGTCGGCGGCGAGAATCCCCGTGCTGAATCCACCGGGCTCAGCGACTAAGGCCCGTGTCAGCCGATGCGGCCGATACCGCCATAAAGCCATTTTCCGACTTCGGCGGCCGGCTTGTCCGTCTCGTCGTCGTCTGGATTCCACGAATCGATGGTGACCAGGCCGGGGTCGACCAGCTCGAAGCCGTCGAAGAACAGTTCGATGTCTGTTCTGTCGCGGAAATAGATGGGGGTGGGGGTGGTCGCGTAGGCCCCCTCGATCTGCTCGACGGCCGCCGGGGCGTGCCCTTCCGTCGTCACATGGGTCGCGGCGAGATGGCTGCCCGGCGCCAGGGCCGCGCGCAGGGGCGCCATGACGTCCTCCCGCTCGTCCAGGGTGAGGAAGTGGGTCATGGCGATCATCAGCACGCCGACCGGGGCGGCGAAGTCGATCAGCCCGGTCCCGCGGGCGTGGTCGAGGACCTCGGCGGGGCGGCGCATGTCGGCCTGGGCGACGGTGGTGTGCTCGTTGGTCGCGAGCAGCGCCCGCCCGTGCACCAGGACCACCGGATCGCTGTCGACGTACACGACGCGGGCGTCCGGGACGATCTCGTGGGCGATCTCGTGGGTGTTGCCGACGGTCGGCAGCCCGGAGCCGATGTCGAGGAACTGACGGATCCCCCGGCGCGCCATGTACCGCACGGAGCGGCGCAGGAACGAGCGGTTCTCCAGGGCGAGCTCGCCGATCTCCGGCATGGCCCGCGCGACCCTGTCCGCGGCGTCCCGGTCGACCTGGAAGTTGTCTTTCCCGTGCAGGTAGTAGTCGTACATGCGGGCCACGCTCGGCCGGGTGAGATCGATTTCCGGGGACAGCCCATCCTCGGCCACGTACGACCTCCACCCAAGATCAAATTATTAACGGAGCAAGACTAGCCCGGGAAAGACGCGGTGGCCAAGTCCGGCCGCGGCTTTCGGGTTGACAGCCTTTCGGACAGGCGGGGCAGGGTGGCCGAAAGGTCGGCGTCAATCCGGCGGCTTCCGCTGGAACCGTGGTTCATGGTCGGTACTCCGATGCCTGCGTCGGGGCAGCCCGGCCGATTCCTGGTAGGGAATGCCCTGGTGCGGGGGAGGCGCCGACCGCGAGCGGATGCCCTCCTCCGGGTGTCCTGGCGGGTGGTCGGTGGGCCCGCTCCTGGGTTCCGGGTCGGGGACGGCCTCGGATCCTTCGGCGAGGAGCGGCTCGACGGTGGCCAGACCGTCGGCGATGAGGGTGGCGAGGTCGCTCATGACCGGGAACAGGCCGCGTCCGAGCGCGAAGGCGATGTCGCGGGGCGTCCGGCGGCCGTTGACCCTGGCGAGCAGCTCCTGGCGCTGGGCGTTGACGGGTACGGCCCCCGCGGGCCGCGCGGTGCGCGGTCTGGACCGTATGGACAGGCCGAGCGCGGCCCAGGAGTGGGCGAGATCGAGCCGGCGGCGGATCTCGCGGATGGCGCGTTCGGCGTCCAGACCGGGGTCGGACGCGAGCAGCGGGGCGGGGTCGTCCGGGTCGGCGGTGCAGGTGCGGACCCCGCACAGCGCCATGGCGAACAGCGCGTCGGCGACCGCGGCGCGGGTGATGACCTGCACGCCGGCGTCGCCCAGGAGCCCGCGCGCGACCAGTTCGCGCTCCAGCCGGCCCTCGGGGGCTCCGGCGGTGAAGGCGGCGCTCCAGTCGGCTTCGCTGATGCGTCCCGACCGCAGCAGCAACGGTTCGGGTCCCGGCGCGGCGGGGGTGGAGGCGGCCACCACCAGGCCGTCACGCATGCTCACCGTGCCTCCGGGGGACCCGTCCATGCGCAGCGTTCCGGTGAACCGCTGCCGGCCGCGCCGGGTCAGTGCCGAGGTCAGCACGCCCGCGTGGTCGCGCCCGCGTTCTCCCAAAGGCTGCGCTTCTGATGCCATTTGTCCCTTCTCGCCTTCTTCGGAGGCACCGGGCGCCCCTTCCAGTGGTCGCGATGCCGGATCGGCGGAATCCGGGTCTGCTGGTTGGGGGCGCCCGTTCGCGGGATATATTAGCGTCCCAAATATGCAATTCGTCGGGAGTGGTATGAACATCGAAACGGCGCTCAAGGAAGCCATGGCCGTCGAGGGCGCGATCGGCGTGGCCCTCGTCGACTATGACAGCGGCATGTCCCTTGGGTCGCTGGGAGGTGGCCCCGAACTCGACATGGACGTCGCGGCCGCCGGCAACACCGAGCTCGTGCGCGCCAAGGTGCGCACGCTGGAATCGCTCGGGATCGAGGACTCCATCGAGGACGTCCTCGTCACCCTGCAGCGGCAGTACCACCTGATCCGCATCCTCGGAAGCGGCCACGGCAAGCTGTTCCTCTACCTCGTCCTCAACCGGGAACGCGCCAACCTGGCGCTCGCCCGGCACCACCTGCGGCGCATCGAAGCCGAACTCAGCGTCTGACCGCGTCTCCGTCTCGGGGCGAACTAGGGGGAACGGGTATGCGCGAAGCCGTGCTGGAGGAACTGCGCACACTGCGCGGCCAGGTCGTGGGCGTCACTGACGCGGCCGTGGCGTCGGTGGACGGGATGCTGGTGGCCTCCGACACCGACGAGGTCCGGCCCGACGTCCTGGCGGCGCTGGCCGCGGCGTCGCTGGGCCTCGGCCGCAGCGCGGGGAACGAGGTCGGCATGGGCGAGCTGCGCGAGGTGGTGACCCGCTGCCAGAGCGGCCATATCGTCGTCTACGCCGTCCGGCGCACGGGCCTGCTGGTCGTGCTGGGCGACGAGGGGCTGGACATCGCCGACCTGCATCTGCGGTCCCGGGCCACCGTGGACCGCCTCGGCACCATCCTCGAACAGAACTGACCCGGCAGGCCCGTCACGCTGTGTCGGGCTCCTGCGAGACCTTGGGAGCCGTTTCCGTGACCGGAGAGGCTGAGCGGACGCCCTTGGTGACGAGCCAAATGCCCAGGGACGCTTCCCAGACGATTTCCGGTGCCGTGAACAAGAAGTTCACCGGGGACTGCTGCTCGTAGACGCCGAACAGGACGGCGGTCGCGGTCGCGCAGGCGATAGGCCCGCCGACGACCCCGATGAGCGCCATGGGGCGTGGCACCAGGCCCGACCTGTACATCAGGTAGCCCAGCAGCAGCCCGTTGCCGAAGCCCGCGCAGAAGGCGGGGCCGAGCAGGAACGTCTGGTCCTTCAACGCCACGAGTGACCGGCCGACCAGAACGGCGTCGGCCCCGTCCCCGCCCGCCAGGTCCTGCCGCAGCGCCACGACGGCGAGCACGCTGACGACCCCCATCACGATGACGGTCGATTCGAGGATTCGCGTGCCGATGTAGCCGAGGGCGATGCTCTCGCTCTGCCTCTTCAAGAGGGGGAACAGCACGACCGCGGTGGCGATGTTCGCGACGGCGGTCAGGATCTCGAGAAGGGCTCCGAAGCGCACCTGCGTGTCCGCGCCCGCTCCCACGATGTAGTTCGCGTCGTTGAGGACCGGGTCGTAGAGCAGCACCGCCGGGATCGAGAGGACGAAGGTGAGGATGAACCAGACACCGGCGATCCTGGCCCTCCGCTGAGCGGCTTCCGGCATCAGGGACTCGGTCGTTTCCACACGGTTAGAGAACCACGCCGAACGGGCGTTGTCCCCACCCTCCGGTGGCCGGTTCACGCCGGGCCTCGGCCACAGGGCGACGGCGCCGCCCCGAGGGCACCCGGTTGGGCGACGCCGGCCCGGCGCGGTGAAAGGATGACGGCATGGGACAAGTCGTGGTGACCGCGGAGAGAACGCTGAAAGCAAGCCCGGACCAGGTGCTCGGAGCGCTCGGCGATTACACGGGAGTGCGATCCCGCATGCTGACGGAGCATTTCAGCGAGTACGAAGTGCGGGAAGGCGGCCAGGGCGACGGCACGGTCGTGCACTGGAAGCTGGCGGCCACCAGCAAGCGGGTGCGCGACTGCCTCTTCACCGTGACCACCCCCACCAGTGACCGCCTGGTCGAGAAGGACGCCAACTCCTCGATGGTCACCACGTGGACGGTCACCCCGGCTCCCGAGGGCGCGCGCGTCGACGTCACCACCACCTGGGACGGAGCGGGCGGCATCGGGGGCTTCTTCGAGCGGACCTTCGCGCCCAAGGGCCTCCGGCGCATCTACGACGCCCAGCTCGCCAAGCTGGACGCCGTCCTGGGCTCGTGACCAGCATGCCGGCCGACGAGGTCTACCGGCGGCGCAGCGCCCGCGTCTTCCTGGTGGACGACACCGACCGCGTCCTGCTGTTCCGCTGGCCGAAGGTCGCGGGCGAGCCCGAGGCGGGCCACTGCTGGATCACTCCGGGCGGAGGCGTCGAGCCGGGCGAGAGCCTGCGCGTGGCCGCGGCCCGCGAGCTGCGCGAGGAGACCGGCCTGATCGTCTCCCCCGACGACCTCGGCCCCCAGGTCGCCACGGCCTCCGGCCACGCGGACCTCGGCTGGGCCCGTGGCCTGTTCCGGGACGACTTCTTCCTGCTCCGCACGCCCGCCCGCGATATCGACACCGCGGGGTTCACCCCCGTCGAACGCGAGCACGTCAGCGCCCACCGCTGGTGGTCGCTCGGGGAACTGGCGAGCGCGGAAGAACCGGTCTATCCGCTCAAGCTCGCGGAACTCCTCACGGACCTCCTCGCGGGCCGCACGGTGACCGCGCCGGTCCGCCTCCCCTGGCACCACTGAGCGGCTTCAGGCCGGGTTCCGGGCGGGCGCGGCCTCCCAGGTGAAGCCGTCCGGGTCGGTGAACGGCTCGCCGCCGCCGACCAGCACGAGCCGGTGCGAGCCGGTGCTCTCCTGGTCGACGCCGAGGTCCTTGGCGAGGGCGTGGCGCGGGTAGAGCGCCAGCGTGACGGACGATGACGGGGTGTCGAACTCGGCGTACTTGCCGCCGAAGCTCTTGCCGACCGCCAGGCCGCGGGCGGCGTAGAGCCGCTTGCTCGCCTTGACGTCCGCGACCCCGAGCAGCAGTGCGATCTGGTCGAACTCTGGGGCGGCGGGCGCGGAGTCCTTCTTCTTCGAGGACGCGACCTTGCAGATCGTCCCGTCCGGGGCCTGGACGACGCCGCCGTAGCCCCAGAAGGACTTCGCGGCTGGCTTCAGCGTCGTGGCGCCGGCGTCGAGGGCGGCGCCGATGAGGGCGTCGACGTTGCCGGGCTGGGACGCGACGAGGGACAGCGCGAAGCCGCGGAAGCCGGCGGACGGCTCGTCCGAGGCCCGGACGTTCACGCGGTCGGCGATGCCGAAGGCCGCGTAGAAGGCCTCCGCGGCCGTGGGGTCGGAGACTTCCAGGGTGACGGATTCGAAGGAGTTCATGGTGCTTCTTTCTGGCTGGTGGGTTCGTCGTCTGGTGGCGGCGGTGGCGTTCAGCGGTCCTGGATCAGCCCGAGGACGTTGCCGTCCGGGTCGGTGACGGTGGCGACCAGCCGCCCGGCGCCGACGTCGTGCGCGGCCTGCCTGACGGTCGCGCCGGCGGCGGTCAGGCCGGCGAGCTTCGCCTCGATGTCCGGCACGTGCCAGTAGGCCACCGGCGAGGTCATGCCCTGCGGCCCGCCGTCCGGGACCAGCCCGATGTGCTGGCCTCCGACCTCGAACCCGACGTAGTGGGACGAGTCAGTTTGCGGAGCCTCGCCGAGCAGGGCGGTGTACACCGCCCTGGCCTTCGTCAGGTCGCTCACGGGATGCAGCACCGTCCTGATCCCTCGGACGGGAGAGTCGCTCATGGTCGCTCCTGGGGTCACGGGTCGTGTCGTTCGACTGCTCATAGCCTCGGTCCAGGGCCGCACCCCGCACATCCGTGGCGACTACGGAGCCGGCTACGCATCGCCGTACGAACAGCGGGCGCGGAACGAGCACGGAGGGCTTGCGGCAGAATGGTGCAGTGGTAGCGACAGTGGATATCTCGCCCCGGGAAGCCGAGGTGCTGGAGCTGGTCGGGGACCATCTCAGCAACGCCGAGATCGCGGCGCGGCTCTTCATCTCCGTCCGCACCGCCGAGAGCCACGTCTCCGCCCTGCTGCGGAAGCTGGACGTCCCGGACCGGCGGGCGCTCGCCGCGCGGGCCGCCGCGGGCCGCCGCGCCGCCGGCGCCTCGCAGCCGGTGCCCGTCCTGCCGGCCCCGCTGACCTCGTTCGTCGGGCGGGCGGGCGAGCGCGCCGAGCTGAACGAGCTGATCGAGAAGCATCGGCAGGTGACCGCGGTCGGGCCGGGAGGCGTGGGCAAGACCCGGCTCGCGCTGGCGGTGGCGGCGGACGCGGCCGGCGCGTTCGCGGACGGCGCCTGGTTCGTCGATCTGGTACCGGTCACCGACCCGGGGATGGTCGCGGACGCGGTCGCCGGCGCGCTCGGTCTCGGCGAGCAGCCCGGCCGCGGCATGGCCGAGTCGGTGGCCGCGGCGCTGGCCGACCGGCACGCCCTGCTCGTCCTGGACAACTGCGAGCAGGTGCGGGACGGCGTGGCGCTGTTCCTGGAGCGGCTGCTCGCGGCGTGCCCCCGGGTGACGGCGCTGACGACGAGCCGCGCCCGGCTGATGGTGCCGTTCGAGCGGGTGTACGCCGTCCCGCCGCTGTCGCTGTCCGACGACGGCGAGTCGGACGCGGTCGCGCTGTTCAAGGAACGGGCGACGGCGATCGGCTGGCCGCTGGACCCACCCCTGCACGAGCACATCCGCTCGATCTGCGAGCGGCTGGACGGCATGGCCCTGGCGATCGAGCTGGCCGCGGCCCGGTACCCGACGCTCGGCCTGGACGGTCTCACCGCGGCCCTGTCCCATCCGCTGCGGACGCTCGCGGGCGGCTCCCGCGCCGACGACAGGCACCGTTCGGTGCGGGCGGCGGTGGACTGGAGCCACGCACTGCTGGAACCGGCCGACCGGGAGCTCCTGCGCCGGGTGTCGGTGTTCGTCGCGCCGTTCACCGCCGCGGCGGCGGCGGAAGTGGCCGGGGCCGAGGAGGGCGTCGCCGCCGACGGGCTGGCACGGCTGGCGGAACAGAGCCTGCTGGTCGTGCGGGCGTCCGGGGGAGCGACCGAGTACCGGGCGCTGGAGACGATCCGCCAGTACGGGGTCGAGCGGCTTGCCGAGTCCGGCGAACTGGCGGACACCCGCACCCGGCACCTCCGCTGGTGCCTGGCCAGAGCCGCCGACCTCGCCGCCGCCACCGGGGCCGACTGGCGGCCCCGCTTCGACGGTGCCGCCGACGACCTCCGCTCCGCCCTCGCCTGGGCGGCCGACCGGCCGGAACGGCGCGCGGACGCGCACGACCTCGCGCGGCGCCTGGCGGAACTCGCCTTCACCCGCAACCTGGTCGGCGAGTCCCAGCAGCGGTACGAGCAGGCCGCCGCGCTCGCCGGCGACCCGGCCGGCGCCGCGGCGATGCTCCGGCACGCCGCCGCAGTCGCCGGGTGCCGCATGCACGGCGACGACATGTACCGCCTCCACCGGGCCGCCGCGGACGCCGCCCGCCGGGCCGGCGACGCCGCCCGCGCCGCCGCCGACCTGGCGACCGCCGCGACCGCCGTGTACCGGTTCGCGGGCACGTTCGTCCGGACGCCGTCCCCGGACGAGACCCGCGCACTGATCCGCGAGGCGCGCGATCACGCCGGCGACGACCCCGCCGCGCGCGCGGCCGTCGCGCTGGCCGAGGCGGCGTCGGTCGCCGACGCGTTCGGCGCCGACCAGGACCCGCGCGACGAGGCCGTGGCGGAGACGCTCGCGCGCGCCGGGAACGCGGTCGAACTCGCGCACCGCACCGGCGTCCCGTCCGCCGAGTCCGCCGCGCTCGACGCGCTCGCCGCCGTCCAGAGCTGGGTCGGCGACGCGTTCGCCACCGCCGCCACGGCCCGCCGCCGCGTCACGCTCCTGTCGTCCGCGCGGACCTCGCCCGCCGTCACCCACGAGCTCGTCCAGGCCCTCGGCGAAGCCGCCCAGACCGGCATCGGCGTCGGGGACCTGCCCGACGCCCGGCGCTGGGCGGGGCGGCTCGCCGACCACCCGTCGCTGGCCGAGGTCGGGCACCGCGCGACGAGCTGGCAGCTGGTCGCCGGCGCGCTGGCGGGCGACGCCGGGAGCGTGCTCACCGGCGCCGTCAGGTTCCTGGACGCGTGGCGGCGCAGCGGCAGCCCCGTCTGGCCGGACCTCGAACCGGCGGTGGCCGCCGTCGCGATGATCCACGGCCTGCGCGGCGACCGGGACGCCCGGCACGAATGGGACACGATCCTGGAGCGTTTCGGCACGTCACCGAACCGCGTCCACGGCTACGGCGCGGTCTTCGACGCGATGCTGCTGCTCCACGACGGCCGGGCGGCGCAAGCGCTGGAGCGGCTGGCCCCCGAACCCGGCGAGGTGTGGAGGTGGGTCACCTGGATCTGGCTCCACTGGTACGTGGCCCTGCGCGCGGAGGCGACCGTCCTCGCCGGAGGCCCCGACGCCCGCGACCGCCTGGCCGGCGCCCGGAAGCTCACCGCCGGCGACCCGGTCGCCGGTGCCATGGTGGAACGCGCCGAGGCGCTGCTCGACGGCGACCCTGAGCGCCTGCTCGCCACGGCGGACGCGTTCGACGCCGCGGGCTGCCACTACCAGTCGGCGCGCACCCTGCTGCTCGCGGGCGGCTCCCACGCCGCCCGCGGAGCGACCGCCCTCAAGGCCCTCGGCCTGGCCCCCATGACCGTCCGGTAGCTGGACGGAACCGGAACGACGGCCGCTCGCCGGGTGCGGCGCCTCAGTCGCGGGCCAGGCGCTCCAGCCGCTTGGCCGCGGTGGCTTCGTGCGCCGGCATGAGGTCGGCCTGCGAGATGGTGACGACGTGCGGCGCCACCGTGCGGACTCCCTCGTCGGAGTCGATCCGCTGCCAGGTCACCGTCTTCAGGAAGGACGCGACGGACAGGCCGCCGGTGTAGCGGCCGGCGCCCGCGGTGGGGAGCACGTGGTTCGTGCCGATCACCTTGTCGCTGAACGCGACGGTCGCGCGCTGCCCGACGAACAGCGAACCGTAGTTGCGCAGGTTCTTCAGGTACCAGTCGTCGCGATCGGTGTGCACCTCCAGGTGCTCGGCCGCGAGGAGGTCGCTCAGCCGGACGGCGTCCTCGTGGTCGGCGGCGAGCAGCACGAAGCCGTAGTCCCGCCAGGCCGCCCCCGGGACCTCCGCCCCCG encodes:
- a CDS encoding class I SAM-dependent methyltransferase, which gives rise to MDSAGWDRRYAGHELVWSAGPNRWVEEVAADLPEGTALDLAAGEGRNALWLAERGWEVTAVDFSAVGLERARSLAARRLGEHAGRVRLVEADLREYTPARQAADLVIVAYLQVGEQVRRHALRAAAEAVAPGGLLLVVGHDSDNLAHGVGGPQDAVALYTAQDAASDIAGTGLQILRAEPRTREVVTDEGPRSAIDAFLLARRQ
- a CDS encoding SAM-dependent methyltransferase is translated as MAEDGLSPEIDLTRPSVARMYDYYLHGKDNFQVDRDAADRVARAMPEIGELALENRSFLRRSVRYMARRGIRQFLDIGSGLPTVGNTHEIAHEIVPDARVVYVDSDPVVLVHGRALLATNEHTTVAQADMRRPAEVLDHARGTGLIDFAAPVGVLMIAMTHFLTLDEREDVMAPLRAALAPGSHLAATHVTTEGHAPAAVEQIEGAYATTPTPIYFRDRTDIELFFDGFELVDPGLVTIDSWNPDDDETDKPAAEVGKWLYGGIGRIG
- a CDS encoding roadblock/LC7 domain-containing protein, producing the protein MREAVLEELRTLRGQVVGVTDAAVASVDGMLVASDTDEVRPDVLAALAAASLGLGRSAGNEVGMGELREVVTRCQSGHIVVYAVRRTGLLVVLGDEGLDIADLHLRSRATVDRLGTILEQN
- a CDS encoding DUF4386 domain-containing protein, whose translation is MPEAAQRRARIAGVWFILTFVLSIPAVLLYDPVLNDANYIVGAGADTQVRFGALLEILTAVANIATAVVLFPLLKRQSESIALGYIGTRILESTVIVMGVVSVLAVVALRQDLAGGDGADAVLVGRSLVALKDQTFLLGPAFCAGFGNGLLLGYLMYRSGLVPRPMALIGVVGGPIACATATAVLFGVYEQQSPVNFLFTAPEIVWEASLGIWLVTKGVRSASPVTETAPKVSQEPDTA
- a CDS encoding SRPBCC family protein; its protein translation is MGQVVVTAERTLKASPDQVLGALGDYTGVRSRMLTEHFSEYEVREGGQGDGTVVHWKLAATSKRVRDCLFTVTTPTSDRLVEKDANSSMVTTWTVTPAPEGARVDVTTTWDGAGGIGGFFERTFAPKGLRRIYDAQLAKLDAVLGS
- a CDS encoding NUDIX hydrolase, which produces MPADEVYRRRSARVFLVDDTDRVLLFRWPKVAGEPEAGHCWITPGGGVEPGESLRVAAARELREETGLIVSPDDLGPQVATASGHADLGWARGLFRDDFFLLRTPARDIDTAGFTPVEREHVSAHRWWSLGELASAEEPVYPLKLAELLTDLLAGRTVTAPVRLPWHH
- a CDS encoding glyoxalase — encoded protein: MNSFESVTLEVSDPTAAEAFYAAFGIADRVNVRASDEPSAGFRGFALSLVASQPGNVDALIGAALDAGATTLKPAAKSFWGYGGVVQAPDGTICKVASSKKKDSAPAAPEFDQIALLLGVADVKASKRLYAARGLAVGKSFGGKYAEFDTPSSSVTLALYPRHALAKDLGVDQESTGSHRLVLVGGGEPFTDPDGFTWEAAPARNPA
- a CDS encoding VOC family protein yields the protein MSDSPVRGIRTVLHPVSDLTKARAVYTALLGEAPQTDSSHYVGFEVGGQHIGLVPDGGPQGMTSPVAYWHVPDIEAKLAGLTAAGATVRQAAHDVGAGRLVATVTDPDGNVLGLIQDR
- a CDS encoding ATP-binding protein; its protein translation is MVATVDISPREAEVLELVGDHLSNAEIAARLFISVRTAESHVSALLRKLDVPDRRALAARAAAGRRAAGASQPVPVLPAPLTSFVGRAGERAELNELIEKHRQVTAVGPGGVGKTRLALAVAADAAGAFADGAWFVDLVPVTDPGMVADAVAGALGLGEQPGRGMAESVAAALADRHALLVLDNCEQVRDGVALFLERLLAACPRVTALTTSRARLMVPFERVYAVPPLSLSDDGESDAVALFKERATAIGWPLDPPLHEHIRSICERLDGMALAIELAAARYPTLGLDGLTAALSHPLRTLAGGSRADDRHRSVRAAVDWSHALLEPADRELLRRVSVFVAPFTAAAAAEVAGAEEGVAADGLARLAEQSLLVVRASGGATEYRALETIRQYGVERLAESGELADTRTRHLRWCLARAADLAAATGADWRPRFDGAADDLRSALAWAADRPERRADAHDLARRLAELAFTRNLVGESQQRYEQAAALAGDPAGAAAMLRHAAAVAGCRMHGDDMYRLHRAAADAARRAGDAARAAADLATAATAVYRFAGTFVRTPSPDETRALIREARDHAGDDPAARAAVALAEAASVADAFGADQDPRDEAVAETLARAGNAVELAHRTGVPSAESAALDALAAVQSWVGDAFATAATARRRVTLLSSARTSPAVTHELVQALGEAAQTGIGVGDLPDARRWAGRLADHPSLAEVGHRATSWQLVAGALAGDAGSVLTGAVRFLDAWRRSGSPVWPDLEPAVAAVAMIHGLRGDRDARHEWDTILERFGTSPNRVHGYGAVFDAMLLLHDGRAAQALERLAPEPGEVWRWVTWIWLHWYVALRAEATVLAGGPDARDRLAGARKLTAGDPVAGAMVERAEALLDGDPERLLATADAFDAAGCHYQSARTLLLAGGSHAARGATALKALGLAPMTVR